One stretch of Sphingomonas sp. HF-S4 DNA includes these proteins:
- the ribA gene encoding GTP cyclohydrolase II → MSDPRAVARTVDALRRGWPVAICGKDGTLKLLAIETADAERLKTFDPDGAAPVLLSAGRAATLKLANQRDAATPDGPVLVERVPWLDFDIATALADPQLDLATPLKGPFRAIEIDAGDAASAALRLARVAGLLPAFFAIAGNADEAITPADIDAHEDADRLRIVGRARLPVAGAEDSEIVAFRTDEMPGEHVALLIGQPDGNPPLVRLHSECLTGDVLGSLKCDCGPQLQAAIKAIEASGWGVLLYLRQEGRGIGLINKLRAYALQDQGFDTVDANTRLGFAVDARNFAVAGRMLALLGQKTVRLLTNNPDKVAALEASGIAVVERVAHKLPPNPHNARYLDTKRDRTGHQL, encoded by the coding sequence TTGAGCGACCCGCGCGCCGTAGCCCGTACCGTCGACGCGCTGCGCCGCGGCTGGCCGGTGGCGATTTGCGGGAAGGACGGCACGCTCAAGCTGCTCGCGATCGAAACCGCCGATGCCGAGCGCCTCAAGACATTCGATCCTGACGGCGCGGCGCCGGTGCTGCTCTCGGCGGGACGCGCGGCGACGCTCAAGCTGGCCAATCAGCGCGATGCGGCGACGCCCGACGGGCCGGTGCTGGTCGAGCGGGTGCCGTGGCTCGACTTCGACATCGCGACGGCGCTCGCCGATCCGCAGCTCGATTTGGCGACCCCGCTCAAGGGTCCGTTCCGCGCAATCGAGATCGATGCCGGCGACGCCGCCAGCGCGGCGCTGCGGCTGGCGCGCGTGGCCGGGCTGCTCCCCGCCTTCTTCGCGATTGCCGGCAACGCCGACGAGGCGATCACCCCCGCCGATATCGACGCGCACGAGGATGCCGACCGGCTGCGCATCGTCGGCCGTGCGCGGCTTCCCGTCGCGGGCGCCGAGGACAGCGAGATCGTCGCCTTCCGCACCGACGAGATGCCTGGCGAGCATGTCGCGCTGCTGATCGGCCAGCCCGACGGCAATCCGCCACTCGTCCGGCTGCACAGCGAATGCCTGACCGGCGACGTGCTCGGCAGCCTCAAATGCGATTGCGGGCCGCAGCTCCAGGCGGCGATCAAGGCTATCGAGGCCAGCGGCTGGGGCGTGTTGCTCTATCTGCGTCAGGAAGGCCGCGGGATCGGGCTAATCAACAAGCTGCGCGCCTACGCACTGCAGGATCAGGGCTTCGACACGGTCGACGCCAATACCCGGTTGGGTTTCGCGGTAGACGCGCGCAACTTTGCGGTGGCAGGCCGGATGCTGGCGCTATTAGGGCAAAAGACGGTACGGCTGCTGACCAACAATCCCGACAAGGTGGCCGCGCTCGAAGCCTCGGGTATCGCGGTTGTCGAGCGCGTGGCCCACAAGCTGCCGCCCAACCCGCACAATGCGCGCTACCTCGACACCAAGCGCGACCGCACCGGACACCAGCTCTAG
- a CDS encoding exodeoxyribonuclease III, translating to MKIASWNINSVRFRIEIVEQFLREESPDILCLQETKVVDGDFPEAPFQALGYDHVTKHGQRMHHGVAIISRVPVIEDDRFDWQANMEARHLGVRLPNGVRLENVYVPAGGDIPDRTVNPKFGQKLDFVERMTAWSAALDKPTILTGDFNIAPLECDVWSHKQLLGVVSHTPIEVEALGRLQAAHDWVDLGRKFIPAPGRCFTWWSYRSKDWTANDRGRRLDHMWASREVADKATSHKVCEPCRSWLKPSDHVPIITEFDF from the coding sequence ATGAAGATCGCCTCCTGGAATATCAATTCCGTCCGCTTCCGCATCGAGATCGTCGAGCAGTTCCTCCGCGAGGAATCGCCCGATATTCTCTGCCTGCAGGAAACCAAGGTGGTCGACGGCGACTTCCCCGAGGCGCCGTTCCAGGCGCTCGGCTATGACCATGTCACCAAGCACGGCCAGCGGATGCACCACGGCGTGGCGATCATCAGCCGTGTGCCCGTGATCGAGGACGACCGGTTCGACTGGCAAGCGAACATGGAAGCGCGACACCTCGGCGTGCGGCTGCCCAACGGCGTACGACTCGAGAATGTCTATGTCCCGGCAGGCGGCGATATTCCCGATCGAACGGTCAATCCCAAGTTCGGCCAGAAGCTCGATTTCGTCGAGCGGATGACCGCCTGGTCCGCAGCGCTCGACAAGCCGACGATCCTCACCGGCGACTTCAACATCGCGCCGCTCGAATGCGACGTGTGGAGCCACAAGCAATTGCTCGGCGTGGTCAGCCATACGCCGATCGAAGTCGAGGCGCTGGGCCGGCTCCAGGCGGCGCACGACTGGGTCGATCTCGGCCGAAAGTTCATCCCGGCGCCGGGACGCTGCTTCACTTGGTGGAGCTATCGCTCGAAGGACTGGACCGCCAACGATCGCGGGCGGCGGCTCGACCATATGTGGGCGAGCCGCGAAGTCGCCGACAAGGCGACCAGCCACAAGGTCTGCGAGCCGTGTCGTTCGTGGCTCAAGCCATCGGACCATGTGCCAATCATCACCGAGTTCGACTTTTGA
- a CDS encoding LolA family protein: protein MSARTFAFLFAAPALVAAAPVQAPVGDLAQVQQHLQSVSSMTAGFSQTDRNNRVLTGTMTLKRPGKIRFQYQKGVPQLIVADGSSLYFIDYQVRQVDRWPIGNSPLAVLLNPKRDIAKYAKLNPTSDPRVVSIEVHDPAHPEYGRITMIFQKNASAPAGLMLQGWVALDSQNNRTTIKLSNQQLNGNVSDGVFRWNDPRRQGPRNR, encoded by the coding sequence GTGTCTGCACGCACCTTCGCCTTCCTGTTCGCCGCGCCCGCGCTGGTCGCGGCAGCGCCCGTCCAAGCGCCGGTCGGCGATCTCGCGCAGGTCCAGCAGCATCTCCAGTCGGTGAGCAGCATGACCGCCGGCTTCAGCCAGACCGACCGCAACAATCGTGTGCTCACCGGCACGATGACGCTGAAGCGCCCGGGCAAGATACGCTTCCAGTATCAGAAGGGGGTGCCGCAGCTAATCGTCGCCGACGGCTCGAGCCTTTATTTTATCGATTATCAGGTGCGTCAGGTCGATCGCTGGCCGATTGGCAATTCGCCGCTCGCCGTGCTGCTCAACCCCAAGCGCGACATCGCCAAATACGCCAAGCTCAATCCAACCAGCGATCCGCGCGTCGTCTCGATCGAGGTGCACGATCCTGCCCATCCCGAATATGGCCGGATCACGATGATCTTCCAGAAGAATGCCAGCGCGCCGGCAGGGCTAATGCTCCAGGGCTGGGTCGCGCTCGATTCGCAGAACAACCGCACGACGATCAAGCTGTCGAACCAGCAACTCAACGGCAACGTGTCCGACGGAGTGTTCCGCTGGAACGATCCACGGAGGCAAGGCCCTCGGAATCGCTGA
- a CDS encoding FtsK/SpoIIIE family DNA translocase, with amino-acid sequence MASRAQPSLLRDTMKAGVRRSGALIGGTLLFLATIGVVLALLTYHSQDPSMNTASGGPARNLLGLPGAWIADALLATLGLPVALIAPAGLILTNRLWLDRPLGDWKTMLRGVVIGVVLIATALTFFSSDSVLSLVGGWGGVVGLTIAGLFNWMIGFIGDPVIIFWMARGLGLVFGLAGLWIWWRSLDFTLPERVHIGMPRLFGPTRTPLLRGPEPQQDYREPPEPREVREPRKLVVPDNRPGPVIVEPSLAPSPAKPKPPVQSSLDFKDSYSLPPLDLLKAAPPSQNVGVDKLALERNARLLESVLDDFNVKGQIVEVKPGPVVTMYELEPAPGIKASRVIQLADDIARNMSAISARVATIPGRTVIGIELPNAKREAVNLHELIGSEAFEAQGATLPLVLGKNIAGDPVIGDLAPMPHLLVAGTTGSGKSVGLNSMILSLLYRLTPDQCRMIMIDPKMLELSIYKDIPHLLADVVTDPPKAVRALKWAVEQMEDRYRMMASVNVRSLASFNDKVRAAKAKGQKLGRKVQVGYDPDTGRPIYEEETLDLVALPQIVVIVDELADLMMTAGKEVEFLIQRLAQKARAAGIHLIMATQRPSVDVITGVIKANLPTRISFHVTSKIDSRTILGEQGAEQLLGKGDMLYMPGGKQLVRVHGPFVSDDEVQAVADFWRAQGAPDYITAVTEEPEDGGFALEGSPDGDDSPEDQLYRRATQLVAESQKASTSWLQRQLRVGYNSAARLVERMEKDGLVSRPDHVGRREVLMDTDGRPL; translated from the coding sequence ATGGCGTCCCGGGCACAACCGTCGCTGCTGCGCGACACGATGAAGGCCGGCGTGCGCCGCAGCGGCGCATTGATCGGCGGGACCTTGCTGTTCCTCGCGACGATCGGCGTCGTGCTGGCGCTGCTGACCTATCATTCGCAGGATCCGTCGATGAACACCGCCTCGGGCGGGCCGGCGCGCAACCTGCTGGGTTTGCCGGGGGCGTGGATCGCCGACGCTCTGCTCGCGACGCTCGGCCTGCCGGTGGCGCTGATCGCGCCCGCCGGGCTGATCCTGACCAACCGGCTGTGGCTCGATCGCCCGCTGGGCGATTGGAAGACGATGCTCCGCGGGGTGGTGATCGGAGTGGTGCTGATCGCGACGGCGCTGACCTTCTTCTCGAGCGATTCGGTGCTGTCGCTGGTCGGCGGTTGGGGCGGCGTGGTCGGGCTGACGATCGCCGGGCTGTTCAACTGGATGATCGGCTTCATTGGCGATCCGGTGATCATCTTCTGGATGGCGCGCGGCCTGGGCCTCGTGTTCGGGCTCGCCGGGCTGTGGATATGGTGGCGCAGCCTCGACTTCACCTTGCCCGAGCGAGTCCATATCGGGATGCCGCGGCTATTCGGTCCCACACGGACGCCGCTGCTGCGTGGTCCCGAGCCGCAGCAGGACTATCGCGAGCCGCCCGAGCCACGCGAAGTCCGCGAGCCGCGAAAGCTGGTGGTGCCCGACAACCGCCCCGGCCCGGTGATCGTCGAGCCGAGCCTGGCACCCTCCCCTGCCAAGCCCAAGCCGCCGGTGCAGAGCAGCCTCGACTTCAAGGACAGCTATTCGCTGCCGCCGCTCGACCTGCTCAAGGCAGCGCCGCCCAGCCAGAATGTCGGGGTCGACAAGCTCGCGCTCGAACGCAACGCGCGGCTGCTCGAGAGCGTTCTCGACGATTTCAACGTCAAGGGGCAGATCGTCGAAGTGAAGCCGGGCCCGGTGGTGACGATGTACGAGCTTGAGCCGGCGCCGGGGATCAAGGCGAGCCGGGTGATCCAGCTCGCCGACGATATCGCGCGCAATATGTCGGCGATCTCGGCGCGTGTCGCGACGATCCCGGGGCGCACCGTGATCGGGATCGAGCTGCCCAACGCCAAGCGCGAGGCGGTCAACCTGCACGAGCTGATCGGCAGCGAGGCGTTCGAGGCGCAGGGTGCGACGCTGCCGCTGGTGCTTGGCAAGAACATCGCCGGCGATCCCGTGATCGGCGATCTCGCACCGATGCCGCATCTGCTCGTCGCGGGCACCACCGGGTCAGGCAAGTCGGTCGGCTTGAACTCGATGATCCTATCGCTGCTCTACCGGCTGACCCCGGACCAGTGCCGGATGATCATGATCGATCCCAAGATGCTCGAGCTGAGCATCTACAAGGATATCCCGCATCTGCTCGCCGACGTGGTGACCGATCCCCCCAAGGCGGTGCGCGCGCTCAAATGGGCAGTCGAGCAGATGGAGGACCGCTATCGGATGATGGCGAGCGTCAACGTCCGCAGCCTTGCCAGCTTCAACGACAAGGTCCGCGCCGCCAAGGCCAAGGGGCAGAAGCTCGGGCGGAAGGTCCAGGTCGGCTACGATCCCGATACCGGGCGGCCGATCTACGAGGAGGAGACGCTCGATCTGGTGGCGCTACCGCAGATCGTGGTGATAGTCGACGAGCTCGCCGACCTGATGATGACAGCCGGCAAGGAAGTCGAATTCCTGATCCAGCGGCTCGCGCAGAAGGCGCGTGCGGCGGGCATCCACCTGATCATGGCGACGCAGCGCCCCTCGGTCGACGTCATCACCGGCGTCATCAAGGCCAATCTGCCGACGCGGATCAGCTTCCACGTCACCAGCAAGATCGATTCGCGCACCATCCTGGGCGAGCAGGGCGCCGAGCAGCTGCTCGGCAAGGGCGACATGCTATACATGCCCGGCGGTAAGCAATTGGTGCGCGTCCACGGGCCGTTCGTCAGCGACGACGAAGTCCAGGCGGTCGCCGATTTCTGGCGCGCACAGGGGGCGCCCGATTACATCACCGCAGTGACCGAGGAGCCCGAGGATGGCGGGTTCGCACTCGAGGGTAGCCCGGATGGCGACGACAGCCCAGAGGACCAGCTCTATCGCCGCGCCACGCAGCTGGTGGCCGAGAGCCAGAAAGCATCGACGTCATGGCTGCAACGCCAGCTCCGCGTCGGCTACAACAGTGCGGCGCGGCTGGTCGAGCGGATGGAAAAGGACGGGCTGGTCTCGCGCCCCGACCATGTCGGCCGCCGCGAAGTGCTGATGGACACCGACGGGCGGCCGCTCTGA